GAGGCATGGGAGACGATCAAGCAAGCGAACCCGGCCGTCGCGCAGCGCATCCGGGCACTCCATGGCACCTGGGTGGCGGGTGATGAAGATAAGATGCAGGCGGAGATCGAGGCCCTGCTCATCGAAACCTCGATTGGCGATCGCACCGTGCGCATCGCGCGGGGCATCGTGCTGGTGCATGGGTGCATGATGGCGCTTTCGCGAGAGGCTCCTGATGCGCTCGTCTGGACGGAGCGCTTGATGACGCACGCAGCGCGCCATCCCGGCACGCTGGATCGTTTGATGGTGCGAGCCATCCGCTTGCACTCGCGCCGCCTCGATGAAAACAATCCCCTTTCGCTTGAGAGCCTGCTCGAGACTCCGTCGGATTGGCTCGTTTCAGCGGATCCCACCGCGCTTGGAACGTACTTGGCGGCCATCGGGCACTACTTCATCCGGATGGGACAGGCAGAGGTGGCGAGTCGGCTCTTTGCCCAGTTGCGCGAGGGTTTGGGGGCCACGCCTTCGCCGATCCTCGAGATGGCGATCGCCCTCGGCGAGACACCGCGGCGCGATGTGCGACCGAGTGCTGTGGGCACTTCTCGCGTACCGTTGGTGCACTTCCGATGGTTCGGCGAGCCGAGTGTGGCGCTCGCGGGAGAGGCGATCCGCTTCCCCCGCAAGAAGTGCCTCGCGTTGCTGGCCTTGCTGGCGCTTCACCCGCAAGGGCTAGAGGTCGACGCGATTTTTTCGCTGCTCTATCCCGAGGTGCGCCACTCGAATGCCAAGAAGACCATCTACACCTTGGTCGCCACCACGCGTCAGGCGCTCGATGTGAAGGGGGGAGCCGATTTGATCGTCTCGGTGCCGGGCCTCTATCGCTTGCGCACCGAGAGTCTAGGGTCTTGCGATCGTTTTGCCTTTGAACTGGTCTATGAAAAAGCCTGCGACTTGGAACGCCTGGGGAGTGTCGAGACGGCGCTTCCATTCTTCCGCTTGGCTTGTGATCTCGCTGAGCGAGGGCCGTTGTTCGAAGGTCTCACCGAGCCGTGTTTCGAAGCCTTGAGCCGCGTGCGCCAGAGACAGGTTCTGCAAGCCAAGAGCAAGGTGTAGCGACATTGCCTGGCGATTGCCCTTGCCTTGACCAGAAGCCTTGGCGCTTGTTAAGATCGGTACTTGTGCCGGTATAGCTCAATTGGTAGAGCACCTGATTTGTAATCAGGCGGTTGCGGGTTCGATTCCTGTTACCGGCTCCTCAAAAAACCCAATCCTGAAACCAGTTTTCAGGATTGGGTTTTTTGTTGGGGACTGCCTCAGTGCCTATCGTCAATCGCCCCCGGCCCCAGGCCCAGGGGCGAACTCCGCTTCTTCGGGCTTGATGCCCGCTTGAGGATCCTGCGGGGCTTCACCCCGGAAGACGGCCCCGGCCGAGGGCGGAGGCACCTGAGGAGCGCCTGATTTTCCCTTTTCGCTCGCCTGATTCGAACGATTCTCCAGCACCACGTACCTCCTTGCCGTCAGGGAGCCTCGTGGGGGAATCCTAGGGACTCAAAGCAAGCCTTGAAAACGGGCGCCTGCTCTCAGCATTCAACTTCTGCTTGAATGCTCAAGCGGTTCTATGCAAGAATAAGAGTCTTATCGTGAAGACATCGTGAGTGTTTCGCGAGGTGCTTGATGAAAGAGAAGCGAGCAGCCATCTACATTCGGATCCTGGAAGATCCCTGTCCCGGTGGGATTCGCCATGACTGGCTCCACCAGGCCCGCTTGCGCTGCGAGACTTACGGCTGGCAACTCGTCGGCGAGTACGACGATACCCGTACCGACGATAATCGAGCGCTCGCCCACCTCAAGCAAGCGATCGCCTGTGGCGCCATCGACGTCGTGGTCGTGCGAAAGCCCGCCGATATGGGCGGAGACGGTCTCTTGCTGCTGGCCGAGCGAAGCATCGAGCTCGAAGCGATCCGCATGCCGTTCATGAACTAAGCGGCAGCCCGAGGGCCCTATCGACCTACTTGGCCAGAGGGCGCGTGAAGAGGTCGATCAGATCGACCGTGACCGCAATCGGCAGCATCACGGCCCCGGCGGATTGAGCGGCGGGGTTCTTGCTGTTGGCCAGCTCGCTGGCGCCCTGGGTCAGCCCGAAGAGGGGGGCCGAGGAGGCGGGGTTGGTCGCAGCTTTCGTGGCCGTGCCGGCGGGCCGGGGGGCCGGCGGGTTGAGCTCGTATTCGGTCTTGCGCACGCGGGCTTCGAATGCATAGAGCTTGTCGCTCGCGTTGGTGCGTTGGTCGAAGCCGACCGCCCGGAACTCGATCCACGCGGTGTTCACGAGGTCGTCGGCTGCCTTGGCGCGTGCCAGTTCTTGCTTGGCCTCACCCAGCCACTTGGCCTTGCCTTCCTTGTCGGCCGGTGGCGCGGGGTATTTCGCCAGGCCATCGATGAGCTGCTGGGCGGGCGGCAGGATGCCCGCGAAGAATTCCTTCTTGACGGCATCACCCTTGTCGAGCCTGGCGAGCTGCCGCTCGACGTCCCAGATCAGCATGGTCAGCTCGCCGACCTTACGCGTATTGGCGCTCTTGTCCCCTTCGAGCATCTGCTGGGCGCTCTTGGCCTTCAGCACTCGGCTGTATCCCTCCATCAGCCAGGGCTTCACTTCTGCGGAGGTCTTGGGTTTTGGAGGAAGCATGAGGGCCGTGTGGGCGATGTGCAGGGTCGCATCCGCCTGGGATACCCCTCGTGTCATGAGCTTATCCGCTTCTGCCCGGACCGTTGCTTGCGGAGTGGCAGGGGCCGAGGCCGGCGCCGAAGCCGGCGCCTGGGGGCGCGGACGAACGGGTGAAGCGGAGGTGATGCGGGTATCGGGCATTCGGGGACTCCTCTCGTCCACCCTCGATGACATGCGAGGGTCATGATCTATTTCCTGCATCGCAGCGACTGACTTGCGCCGATCGGCGAAACTCGTCGCTCGAATCCTTCTTGAGGTTTCGGCGCCTCCCGGTACGATGAGCCCAAACAGCGCGAAAGGAGGATCCCATGCCCCCCCTCTCCAAGGCGGATCTCACGGGCCTCAAGGTCGCGGCCATCGTCGCGGACGGCTTCGAGCAGTCCGAGCTCGATGGCCCGGTGGAGGCCTTGCGCCAAGCCGGTGCCACGGTGGACATCCTGGCCCAGGACGAGGCGCACCTGAAGAACATCATCGGGGTGCGCCACTTCGAGCACGGCCCCGGGGTCAAGGCCGATAGGCTGCTCTCGGACGCCTCGATGAACGACTACCACGCCCTCCTGGTGCCGGGCGGTCTTGCGAGCCCCGACACCATGCGCCAGTCGGAGGCGCACCTGACCTTCTTGCGGGCCTTCATGCGCGCGAACAAGCCGGTCGCCCTCATCTGTCACGGGCCCTGGGTGCTGGCGGACGCCGAGATGGCCGAAGGCCGCCGCCTGACCTCGTGGCCCGGCATCCGGCGTGACCTGGAGCGGGCCGGGGCCACCTGGGTCGACGCGGAGGTCGTGCGCGACGGCAACCTCGTCACCAGCCGCAAGCCCCAGGACATCCCGGCTTTCGCCGACGCGTTCATCGAGACCCTGGCTGCGGTCAAGCGCCCGGTTTGATAGAGGCCGCCTAAGGGTGCTGGCACCTGTCCCGTAAGGGGCAGGTGTCGCACTTGGGCGCCTGGGGATGGCAGTGGTGGTGGCCCAGCGCGTCGATCAGGGCGTGGTACTCATTGAAGAGGGGGACGTCGGGGGGGAGGCGATCGCTGAAGAACCGCCGCATGGCCTCGTAGCCGATTCGCTCGTCGAAGTAGCCCAGCCGGCTGAAGATCCGGCGGGTGTAGGCGTCCACCACGAAGCTCGGCAACTGGGCCGCGTAGACGAGGATGCAATCGACCGTCTCGGGGCCGAGGCCGTGGACGGCGAGTAGCTCCCTTCGAAGCTCGGGCAGCGGGGTGGCGAACATGCGCGGGAGGTCCCCGCCGTGGCGCATGACGACGTGGGAGGCCAGGGCCTTGAGCTTTTGCGTCTTGGCCCGGAAGTAGCGAGAGGGGCGGATCAGCTCCTCGATCTGCGTGTCGGGCGCCGCGTGGAGGGCGCGCCAGTCCAGCAGTTCCGCTTCCTTGAGGCGCCTGATGCACGTTTCCACGTTGCGCCAGGCGACCGACTGGGTCAGCAGGGCCCCGACCATCATCTCGGTCGGAGAGTCGGCGGGCCACCAGCCACGAGGGCCGAAGTGCGCCAACAGGCCCTGGTAGATCGCCTGCAGTTCCTCTGGTTGAGCGTCTTTTAGAATCACGGGTCCAGTCTACCAGAGCGCGGCATCGACCAGGAGACGCTCTCATGTTGTCCATGCGCGCGATCGGAGGGAGAATACGCGGTCGAGGTAATGCCCATGGAACCGACCGCCCTCGACCTCAGCGCAGGCACCCGCGACCAGCTTCAGGAGCTCAGCCGCGTATTCGGCGTGGATGAGCAGGAGGCGATCGCGAAGGTCCTCAATGACTACCTCGCAAGCCCGTGCGGCCTCCAGCATCCCCGGATGCGGGCCCTGCTCGAGAGCGAAGCCAAGCTGCTTGCGATCATCGAGCACGCCCCCGACGTCATCTTCGTCAAAGATCTCAAGGGACGCTACGAGCTGATCAACCCGGCCGGCGCGAGGGTTATCGGGCTCGCGCGTGAGGCGATCATCGGGAAGCGAGACGTGGACCTCGTCTCACCCGAGCTCGCCGCCTCCCTCGAGGAGGCGGATCGGTCGGTCATGAGCAGCCACCAGCCGCGCCTTTCGGAGGAGCGCTTCTCCAGCGATGGGGCCGAGCGGGTGATGCAGACCATCAAGTTTCCCTACTTCTCCCGAGAGGGCCGGTTGCTTGGGCTCATCGGGATCGGCCGTGACGTCACGGAGCAGAAGCGCCTCGAGAGCGCCCTGAACGAGCTGGCGCAGGGGCTCTCGGCCTCCACGGGGCGTACCTTCTTCACCTCGATCGCGCGTTATCTTTCAAAGGCGCTGCACGTGGGCCACGTCCTGATCGAGGTGGCGACCCCCGATCCGACCATCATCCGTGCGGTCACTTGGTTGAGCCCAGGAAAGCTGGAGGAGGACTTCTCTTACTCGATGATCGGGACCCCATGCGAGTTGGTCTACGGCAAAAAGTTTCTTGCCTATCCGAAGGATCTGGCGACCCACTTTCCAAAGGACCCCTTCGTGAAAGAGATCGGCCTGGAGAGCTACGCGGGGATCCCGCTCTTCAGGTCCGACGGGGCGCCCTTGGGGATCGTGGCCGTGGTTCACACGGCCCCACTGACCAACATTCCCTACGTCGAGATGCTGCTGAAGATCGTCGCCAAACGCATCGAAGCCGAGCTCGAGCGGCAGCTCGCCGAAGAGGAGGTCATCCATCAGACCGTCGAACTGGAGAAGACCAAGGAGCTTGCGCGGTTGAGGAGCAGCTTCGTCAACTCCGTCTCCCACGAGTTGCGAGGCCCCCTGACCTCGGTCATCGGGTATGCCGAGTTCCTGGAGGATGCCGTGGGCGGTACCCTGACCACCCAGCAGGCGGAGTTCGTCCGGCAGATCCAGAGCGGGGCTCAGCGCCTGCAACGCTTGGTTGGCGATTTGCTGGATTTTGCCCGGATCGAGGCGGGGACCTTCCGGATCAACCTGGAGGAAACCGATCTCGCCCCCAAGATCCGAGGCCTCCTCCAGAGCTTTCGCCCCCAGATCGAGGAGACCAAGCTTGATCTGAGCCTCGAGCTTGCCGAGGAGCCGCTCGTCCTGCGGGTCGATCCTCAGCGCATCGAGCAGATTCTCGGCAACTTGCTCAGCAATGCCATCAAGTTCACTCCGCCGGGGGGGCGCATCACCATCCGGGTCCGTCGCGAACAGGGAATGGTCCGCTTCGAGGTCGCCGACTCGGGGGGTGGGATCGCCGAGGAGGACCAGCCAAAGCTCTTCAGGCCCTTCAGCCAGCTCGATGCCGGAGGCCGAAAGGCCAAGGGGACCGGTCTCGGCCTGAGCATCGCCAAGACCCTGGTCGAAGCCCATGGGGGCACGATCGGCGTGAGCAGCGCCCTGGGAAAGGGGGCCACCTTCTGGTTCACCCTCCCGGCGCTGAGCCTGGCTAAACTGCCTGCTTAGCCGTTGTGATCCTTGCGCTCGGGGCCGTAGGGGCCGAGTGCTTCGAGAACGCGGGACCAGCCCACCTCGCGATCGAAGGCGGTGCGCTTGTACTGGGCGAAGAGGGCCTCGTTCGTCGCCTGATCCCCGGTGGTGAGGCGGGTCATGACCGTCAGGCCGTGCATGCCGGCGCGGTTGGCCTCGTCCGAGAGGGCTACGACCACCGCGCCGTCGAGCGCGCGGCGCACCTGGGCGCATGCCTCGCTCAGCGCGGGGTCCCGCAGCGCTTCGAGCTTCTCGCACAGGTCGTAGAGGTCGGTCTGGGTCTGGGAGCGTCCCCAGTTCCGGCTGCTCTCCAGTGCCGCCTGGATCTCGGCCTTGCGCGTCGGCATCAGGGCGAGCAGCGCTCGGCTGACGGCCTTGAGCGGGGCGATCGCCGCCGGCACCTTCCGCAGATCGGTCGCCGAGTAGGTGGTCGCGGTCCGGAGCTCGGCGGTCTGGATCGCCATCCCCTTGGTGACGTAGGCGGTGGCGAACTCGCGGGCGGTGACGGTCGGGTTCTTCGCGAGCACGTCCAGGTTGCGGTAGAAGAGCGAGTCCTGGCCCGAGCGGGTGAGCATGCCGTCCTCGGAGGCCACCAGGTAGCCCACGCTGTCCGAGAGCTGATAGCCGACTTCGACCGAGGCCATGAGACAGGCCTTGGTGGTGAGGACGTCCACCCCCTTGCCGCCGGTGCCTTGCTTGATGGCTCCGTGCAATTCGGGCAGGAAGATGCGGGTGCGTGAGTGGAAGTCGTCGGCGATGCCGAGGGGGCCGTGGCCGTGGCTGCGGATGTCGAGGACCTTGAGGCGGCCGGGATGCTTGCCGAAGCCCCAGGACACGAACTCCTGGAGGTGCCCGGCGCTGCCGGAGTCGGGATCGCTCAGGCCCATGTAGGGCGAGGCGTAGGCGTTTTCCCGCGCATCCGGGGTCACGAAGAAGCGGTACGCCCCGCCCTTCTCCCGGTGGCTCACCTTCTCGAAGCCCTTGGCCCACGAGAAGCGGAAGGCGAAGACGTCCGCCGAGACCAGCAGGTTCATGTGCTTCGGGTCGACGAGGCGCTCCATCACGTCGAGATCGGACGGCAGGCTGCCCTGGAGGTTGTTGTCGACGGCCTGGTAGCTGAGCACCGTGCTCGCCTTGAGGGGGCTCGAAGCCGGGAAGTCGCCCTCGCTGGCCTTGGCCCGGAAGGTCCCCTCACCCTGAGCGCCCGGCCCCATGAGGCTCGGCGCGCCGCAGCCCGCAAGCATGCTCACGGTCAGTCCGAAGAGGGCGAGGCGCGACAGGGGACGATACGATGCCGACATGGATGCTCCTTTTCGATGATGGGGGCAACCTCTCATCAACTTGTCGGAGCGACGGCCGGAGACTAGGTAATCAATACGTTAAATCGATAGAAAGTTTCGGTAAGGCTTCTTACCAGAAGCGCCACCAAGGCCGCTTGGTCGTGGCCTTGAGCCCCTCGAAGGGGTTGTGCTTGGCGTTGCTCTCGGCGAACTTGCGCAGCAGCCAATCGCCGGGGTTCTGCTCGCGACCGCCTTCCAGCGTCAGCTTGAGGGGGCCGGTGGTGAAGGACGCCGGCTGGATGGAGCGGACCCGCGAGGTGTTCGTGCTGAGGCTCATTTCCCATTCCTGTGGTGAAGACGCGACGTCGCTAGCTTAGCTCCCCCGAGCGGGCGGGATCGGTGACCGACGCCTCCATGACGCTCTATGCCCCCAGTGGGCGGGCGCGACAACCTGCGATCGCTTCGCCCGAGAGGTGCTATACTCGGTATCGACGAGATTCATGGCCAAGTCCTGCCGCGCGCCAGCCGCCGTCAGGCACTGTGAAGGAAGAAATCATGGGACACGCATCCGCCGCCCACGCCCCCCAGG
The nucleotide sequence above comes from bacterium. Encoded proteins:
- a CDS encoding endonuclease III domain-containing protein, whose protein sequence is MMVGALLTQSVAWRNVETCIRRLKEAELLDWRALHAAPDTQIEELIRPSRYFRAKTQKLKALASHVVMRHGGDLPRMFATPLPELRRELLAVHGLGPETVDCILVYAAQLPSFVVDAYTRRIFSRLGYFDERIGYEAMRRFFSDRLPPDVPLFNEYHALIDALGHHHCHPQAPKCDTCPLRDRCQHP
- a CDS encoding PAS domain-containing sensor histidine kinase; the protein is MEPTALDLSAGTRDQLQELSRVFGVDEQEAIAKVLNDYLASPCGLQHPRMRALLESEAKLLAIIEHAPDVIFVKDLKGRYELINPAGARVIGLAREAIIGKRDVDLVSPELAASLEEADRSVMSSHQPRLSEERFSSDGAERVMQTIKFPYFSREGRLLGLIGIGRDVTEQKRLESALNELAQGLSASTGRTFFTSIARYLSKALHVGHVLIEVATPDPTIIRAVTWLSPGKLEEDFSYSMIGTPCELVYGKKFLAYPKDLATHFPKDPFVKEIGLESYAGIPLFRSDGAPLGIVAVVHTAPLTNIPYVEMLLKIVAKRIEAELERQLAEEEVIHQTVELEKTKELARLRSSFVNSVSHELRGPLTSVIGYAEFLEDAVGGTLTTQQAEFVRQIQSGAQRLQRLVGDLLDFARIEAGTFRINLEETDLAPKIRGLLQSFRPQIEETKLDLSLELAEEPLVLRVDPQRIEQILGNLLSNAIKFTPPGGRITIRVRREQGMVRFEVADSGGGIAEEDQPKLFRPFSQLDAGGRKAKGTGLGLSIAKTLVEAHGGTIGVSSALGKGATFWFTLPALSLAKLPA
- a CDS encoding type 1 glutamine amidotransferase codes for the protein MPPLSKADLTGLKVAAIVADGFEQSELDGPVEALRQAGATVDILAQDEAHLKNIIGVRHFEHGPGVKADRLLSDASMNDYHALLVPGGLASPDTMRQSEAHLTFLRAFMRANKPVALICHGPWVLADAEMAEGRRLTSWPGIRRDLERAGATWVDAEVVRDGNLVTSRKPQDIPAFADAFIETLAAVKRPV